The sequence TGAGTCGGCGTAATGGCCTTGCTCCATAGATTGGGTCATAACCGTGCTCAGCTAACCAGCGCCTTGCGGCCGGGGTAACACCCAGTGATAGTCGCTTTGGCTCTAGCCGCTCCACGAGCTTGTCAACACTCAGATCAACGATGAACCCGAGCTGCTCGATAGTCAGTGAGTCAAAGATGACAATGTCATCGAGGCGATTCAAAAACTCCGGCTTGAAGGCGCTTCTCACCGTGCTCATTACCGCCTGGCGTTTTTGAACTTGGCTTAGTTCTTGATCAATCAAGAACTGCGACCCTAGGTTCGAGGTCATGATCAGAATTACGTTTCTAAAGTCAACAGTCCTTCCTTGGCCATCTGTGAGTCGGCCATCATCCAGCACCTGCAATAGAACATCAAAGACCTCCGGGTGAGCCTTTTCGACCTCGTCGAATAGCACAACCGAATAGGGCCTGCGCCTAACAGCTTCGGTGAGCTGACCGCCTTCGCCATAACCGACATAGCCCGGAGGGGCACCAATTAGTCGGCTGACGCTGTGTTTTTCGCCGTATTCGCTCATGTCAATGCGAACCATCGATTTTTCATCGTCAAATAAAAAATGCGCCAAGCTCTTTGCCAACTCGGTCTTGCCGACACCGGTGGGGCCCAAAAATAGGAAAGACCCGGTTGGTCTATCGGGGTCCGAGATGCCGGCCTTGGTTCGGCGCACCGCATCACTTACGGTTTTCACAGCCGCCTCCTGGCCAATTAGTCGTTTGCCCAACTCACGCTCTAAGTGCAGAAGCTTTTGACTCTCGCCAGCCAGTAACCTGCCGGTTGGAATACCGGTCCATGCAGAAACTACGGCCGCTATCTCATCCTCGGAAACCTGATCACCGACCATTCGGTCTTCCGACTTGGTTTCATTTTCGGCACGCTCCGCCTCAAAGAGCTGCTTCTCTAAACCTGGAATCTCGCCATAGAGCAGCTTTGAAGCCTGCTCTAGGTTTCCCTCGCGCTGAGCCTTCTCAGCTGCGATTCGTAAAGCATCGAGCTTCGTTTTTAGATCGCCGATTTTGTTGAGTTCGGCACGTTCTTTTTCCCAGCGAGCGTTTAGGTCGTTGAGTCTTTCTTGTTTTTCGGCGAGGTCCTCTTGAAGTTTCTCGAGTCTTTGCTTGGAAGCTTCGTCTTTCTCTTTTTTCAAGGCCAATTCTTCTAGCTTGAGCCGGTCGACCTGGCGCCTGAGCTCGTCTATTTCAACCGGCGCAGAGTCAATCTCCATTCGAAGCCTGGAGGCTGCTTCATCCATCAGGTCGATTGCCTTATCGGGCAATTGCCTGCCGGTGATGTAGCGGTTGGAAAGCTGGGCTGCTGCAATCAGTGCACTGTCGGCAATGGTTACTTTGTGGTGGGCTTCATAGCGCTCTTTTAGGCCACGAAGAATCGCCACCGTGTCATCAACCGTTGGTTCCCCAACGAACACCTGCTGGAAGCGACGTTCCAGGGCGCTGTCTTTTTCAATTCTGGTTCGATACTCATCCAGAGTCGTTGCTCCAATCAGCCGAAGCTCACCCCTTGCGAGCATCGGCTTGAGCATGTTTGAGGCGTCCATTGCACCATCTGCAGCGCCTGCACCAACCAGATTATGCAACTCGTCGATAAAGGTAATTATTTGGCCTTGGGCGTCTTGAATCTCTTTCAAAACGGCCTTTAGTCGCTCTTCAAACTCGCCGCGAAACTTAGAGCCGGCGACCATGGCACCTAAATCCAAGCTAATTAGAGTCTTGCCCTTGAGGCTCTCTGGAACATCTCCCGCCACAATTCGCTGCGCCAGACCCTCCACCACAGCGGTCTTACCCACTCCGGGCTCACCAATCAAAACCGGGTTGTTCTTGGTTCTGCGAGAAAGCACTTGGCTCACGCGGCGAATCTCAGCGTCGCGGCCAATCACCGGGTCGAGCTTGCCCGATCTTGCTATTGCAGTCAGGTCTACTCCAAAGCTTTCGAGGGCGGTTTTTTGTTCTTGTTGTTCAGGCATTATTTTCTCCTCCAAAGCACGATCGACCCGGAGCGCTCTGGGCGCTGGCCGGGGTTGAGCCTTATTACCCCTTGATCGCCAGCGGCAAACACCCTCTTGCCTGGCTGGCTCATAATTTGATCGGCGAGCTCACGCTCTAGGTCTCGAACTCTCTGATTGAGTTCGGAATTTTCATTGACTAACTCCAGAACCCTGCGGATTCCCTCAAGAGACACCCCCTCTTGGGATAGCCGGGCAATCTCACGGAGCCTTGCAACGTCACGCATCGTGTAGCGACGCGATTTACCCTCGGTTCGGGTGGGACAAACCAAACCAAGCCGGTCATATTGCCTGAGGGTCTGGGGATGCATCTGGGCCAGCTCCGCGGCAACCGAAATCACAAAAAGCGGAGTGGTTTCACTGAGCTCCATGATGGTTCCTTTCGTTTAGAGCGCTCAATTGGCTTTCTGTTTAGAGCAGGCCTGCCCTGGTGATTAAATCCGTCCTTGGGTTTTCTTGAGGCAGTTCGGCTTCGAACTGCTCTAGAAAACCTTTTGCTTTTTCTGAAATATGCGCGGGCACAGCTATATCCACCGTGGCCAATAAATCCCCCTGGTGATTCGCTAGTTGAACACCCTTGCCTTTGACCCTCAAGGTTCGGCCATTTGGAGTGCCGGGGGTAACCTTAAGTTTTACCGGCTCGCCCCCCAGGGTTGGCACCTGAATAGTTGCCCCTAGAACTGCCTCGGAAAATGTAACCGGGACTGTGACCCTCAGGTTATCGCCGTCTCTGATGAATACCGGATGAGCTTTCACGCGAATCGTTACAACCAAATCTCCGGCAGCACCACCATTTGGTGACTGCTGACCCTTGCCCTTGAGCTTTAGTTTTTGATTATCCAAAATTCCAGCAGGAACTTTCAGGGTAATCGGATCGCTCCCGATTCTGAGCTTCACGGTGGAGCCGTGAATCGAATCGATGAAATCGATGGTTTGGGTTGTGGTTAGGTCTGCTCCGCGCTGGGGTCCGCCAAAGCCACCAAAACCACCTGGAAAGCCGCCTTGGGAAAAACCGCCGCCACCGCCAAATAGATTGCCAAAGACATCCTCAAAGCCGCCGCCTTGGCCGCCGCGGCCGCCGGCTTGGAAGCGAGCGCCGCCACCCATGGCTCGGACCGCATCGTATTCCTTGCGCTCCGAAGCGTCTGAAAGAACATCAAACGCCTCGGAGATGTCTTTAAACCGAGCTTCTGCCTTCGCATCCCCCGGGTGCAAGTCGGGGTGGTTTTCTTTGGCTAACTTGCGATAGGCCTTTTTCAGATCAGTAGCCGAGACGTCCTTAGACACTCCGAGAATCTTGTAGAAATTTTTTTCAATCCAGTCTTGTGACGCCACTTAGCTCACCCTCTTAGGAAATTATTCGCTTACGAACACTGCGACCTTAGCTGGGCGAATCATGCGCTCGCCCAACAGGTAGCCGTGTTCAATCACGTCTGCAATTGTTGGTTCTGAAACTTCGGAGTTGGGGGTTTGGATCAATGCATCGTGGCGTTCCGGGTCAAACTTCTCGCCCTTCTCTCCAAAACGCTTTAAGCCAAACTTATCGCCAGCTGTTTTTAGCTTTTGGAAAATGGCTGCCATTGGGCTGCCTTCAACTAAATCGCCGTGAGTTTCGGCTCGAGTCAAATCATCGAAGGCGGGCAAGAAGGCCCTGATTGCTTCGGCCACTGCCGCCTGACGCTCAACTCCACGGTCACGCTCCACGCGTGTGCGATAGTTCACAAAGTCGGCCTGTAGGCGTTGCATATCCTGGAATATTTCTAGCTCTCGGTCAACGGCGTCTTTTTGAGTGTCGAATAATTCGGTCGAGGGCTCGACTGGCGAGCCCTCTTCCTTCATTTCTTCGTTTGGATCGCCCTGGTTGTGCTGAGGATCGTTGATGTTTTCCTGGGACATTATTTCTTGTCCTTGGTGTCGTCTTCAGACTCATCTTCGTCGACCACTTCGGCGTCAACGACATCTTCCTCTTGGGCTGCCTCGGATTCTGGTTCGCCTTCGGCCGGCTGTGCGGCATAGATTGCCTCACCTAGCTTTTGCTGAGAGATAACCAGTTTGTCGTGAGCGGCCTTCACTGAAGCGAAGTCATCGCCGGCGAGCGCTGTCTTAAGCTCATCGACATCGGCCTGAACCTCGGTCTTGACCTCTTCTGGCAGCTTGTCCTGGTTGTCCTTGATTAGCTTCTCGGTTGAGTAAACCAGTTGTTCGGCTTGGTTGCGGGTCTCTGCCTCTTCACGACGCACCTTGTCTTCGGCTGCGTTTTCTTCAGCATCCTTCACCATGCGCTCAATCTCTTCTTTGGATAGCGAAGAGCCGCCGGTGATGGTCATTGACTGCTCTTTGCCGGTGCCCTTATCCTTCGCGGACACGTGCACAATTCCGTTGGCATCGATGTCGAAAGTGACCTCAACCTGCGGGACACCCCTCGGTGCTGGAGCAATGCCGGTTAGTTCGAAGTTTCCTAGTGACTTGTTATCCCGAGTGAACTCGCGCTCGCCCTGGAATACCTGAATCGAAACACTGGCCTGATTATCGTCTGCGGTTGTGAAGGTCTCTGACCGCTTGGTTGGAATCGCAGTGTTTCTGTCGATCAACTTGGTCATGATGCCACCCTTGGTTTCAATGCCAAGTGCTAGTGGGGTCACATCGATCAGCAGTACGTCCTTGCGCTCACCACGAATTACTCCGGCC is a genomic window of Candidatus Aquiluna sp. UB-MaderosW2red containing:
- a CDS encoding ATP-dependent Clp protease ATP-binding subunit; its protein translation is MPEQQEQKTALESFGVDLTAIARSGKLDPVIGRDAEIRRVSQVLSRRTKNNPVLIGEPGVGKTAVVEGLAQRIVAGDVPESLKGKTLISLDLGAMVAGSKFRGEFEERLKAVLKEIQDAQGQIITFIDELHNLVGAGAADGAMDASNMLKPMLARGELRLIGATTLDEYRTRIEKDSALERRFQQVFVGEPTVDDTVAILRGLKERYEAHHKVTIADSALIAAAQLSNRYITGRQLPDKAIDLMDEAASRLRMEIDSAPVEIDELRRQVDRLKLEELALKKEKDEASKQRLEKLQEDLAEKQERLNDLNARWEKERAELNKIGDLKTKLDALRIAAEKAQREGNLEQASKLLYGEIPGLEKQLFEAERAENETKSEDRMVGDQVSEDEIAAVVSAWTGIPTGRLLAGESQKLLHLERELGKRLIGQEAAVKTVSDAVRRTKAGISDPDRPTGSFLFLGPTGVGKTELAKSLAHFLFDDEKSMVRIDMSEYGEKHSVSRLIGAPPGYVGYGEGGQLTEAVRRRPYSVVLFDEVEKAHPEVFDVLLQVLDDGRLTDGQGRTVDFRNVILIMTSNLGSQFLIDQELSQVQKRQAVMSTVRSAFKPEFLNRLDDIVIFDSLTIEQLGFIVDLSVDKLVERLEPKRLSLGVTPAARRWLAEHGYDPIYGARPLRRLMQREIDDRLANLLLSGSAIDGSVVKVDVDSSGEHLAVSAQ
- a CDS encoding heat shock protein transcriptional repressor HspR: MELSETTPLFVISVAAELAQMHPQTLRQYDRLGLVCPTRTEGKSRRYTMRDVARLREIARLSQEGVSLEGIRRVLELVNENSELNQRVRDLERELADQIMSQPGKRVFAAGDQGVIRLNPGQRPERSGSIVLWRRK
- a CDS encoding DnaJ C-terminal domain-containing protein, with translation MASQDWIEKNFYKILGVSKDVSATDLKKAYRKLAKENHPDLHPGDAKAEARFKDISEAFDVLSDASERKEYDAVRAMGGGARFQAGGRGGQGGGFEDVFGNLFGGGGGFSQGGFPGGFGGFGGPQRGADLTTTQTIDFIDSIHGSTVKLRIGSDPITLKVPAGILDNQKLKLKGKGQQSPNGGAAGDLVVTIRVKAHPVFIRDGDNLRVTVPVTFSEAVLGATIQVPTLGGEPVKLKVTPGTPNGRTLRVKGKGVQLANHQGDLLATVDIAVPAHISEKAKGFLEQFEAELPQENPRTDLITRAGLL
- a CDS encoding nucleotide exchange factor GrpE, which encodes MSQENINDPQHNQGDPNEEMKEEGSPVEPSTELFDTQKDAVDRELEIFQDMQRLQADFVNYRTRVERDRGVERQAAVAEAIRAFLPAFDDLTRAETHGDLVEGSPMAAIFQKLKTAGDKFGLKRFGEKGEKFDPERHDALIQTPNSEVSEPTIADVIEHGYLLGERMIRPAKVAVFVSE